gtgttgtttttattatttaaaaaattaagatgcaaaatatttattttttttaaataagacaGAAAAAATAATGTCATACTACTATTATAATTTGAccgaaaaatatagaaattttgttaatatttgataTCTGTGGATTTTCGCGGGAACCGTGGGGATCTGTGGGGATGGGGACAAATTTTCCCCCGTGGGAACGAGGATGGAGGCAAAATCTCCCCTGCATGCACTTTGAGGCGGGGAACGAGGAAGTTTCTTCCGTACATTCACGACCCCATTGACATCCCTAAATCCCGTCctataatttttctatatttctcaTTAATAAAGAATATTGTTAAACTAAGGATATTTTAGTATTATTATGCCAAGTTTTTTGACTCAAACTAAGgatatttatttttggtcaaaaagaACATTGTTAAGATATTTTcttagaaaattttcaaaaaaaaaaaaaaagaagatattttcTTAGAAAAAGAACATTTGTGTATATACAGAAATGACAGCTCAATATATTGACATTAATATATGTGTTTCTTAGAAAAAGTGGAAAATGAAGTGTTTTTGGTTTACATGGAGGTAAGGATAGGAcatatattagtattatttaaaTTTGTGGCAATTAAATCAAACTTAGTGACTtagataaaaatgaatttgatttgaAAAGGAAATAGGAAATGGATTAAAGAGAGGGAGGAGAGGAAGAAGTCAAgtagattaaaaaaaagaaaaagaagtatgtatgtatgtataggTTAGGTTGGGTAAAGCCGTAAaggggtgtgtgtgtgtgtgaggtGTTGGCGTAAGCAGAGGAAGCGGTTGagttgaagaaagaaaaagaaagataaatggtgtgtgtgtgtgtgtgatcgGGGGAATTGGGATTTGAGTTTGACCCTTCTTCCTTGTGTTGTGTTGTGGCCATTCTTTCttgactctctctctctctctctctctctctctctctctctctctctctctctctctctctctctctcattttcaatattcattattcaattcaattaaattCCTCCTCATACTAACTAACATTCAACCAAttaattcataattcataattcattcaccgtaaaaggaaaaagagagagagagagaacacaTACACAACACAACCACAATTGAAGAACGATCTATCTATCTATGAAGAGTTCTCTGAAAAAGTTGAGAGGTCTTGCACTTCACCACAATCAGAAGCATCATCATGACTCCAACAACAAGAAGGGTACCATTCTCCCTCTCGGACAGTTTGACGAACTCGCTCAGGCAACAAGGGTACGCATTCTTCTTCGGATTAGggtttgtttctttctttaatgaaattaaattaattaattaatcttaaTTTCCATTTCCAGGAGATGCAAGACATGAGAGACTGCTATGATACCTTGCTTTCCGCCGCCGCAGCAACCGCCAGCAGTGCTTATGGTACTACTACTATTTTCATTCATTCTATTCTAATTTctattctaatttctaattctaaTGATGAACACGAATCTCACATACAGAATTCGCTGAGTCCTTGCGGGACATGGGCTCTTGTTTACTCGAGAAAACTGCTTTGAATGATCACGAAGAAGAAACTGGTATGTACTGTATGTATATACTATTATCActtttaactaataataataataataataataataataataataataataataatcacttCTAACTATTATTCTATTCTCTTCTTCCAGGAAAGGTTCTTCTTATGCTTGGCAAAATCCAGTTCAAACTTCAGAAACTCATTGATAACTatgtatctatctatctattctTTCCCATTTCAATTACTACTATCTGCTTTTCAtttacctttttctttttccttattTCAGCGTTCCCATATAATACAGACTATTACCGTTCCCTCCGAGTCTCTTCTCAATGAACTTCGAATCGTTGAGGTCActtcttctttttcaaattcaatctCACTATCTTAACTATACTTTCTCTTTAATTATCTCCCTATTCAATTTCTATTTTATCTAAACTTTTACCACAATATTATGTTTCTCTATGTTGCCGAGACATCCTGATTATAGGAAACCTGAAGCACAAATCCGAACCTTGCTTGCTTCAATTGACCAAATGATACACCAGTCAAGGATTTAATTACAAAATACACTATCTTCTAACTAACTCACTAACACATTTTTACAAGCTCTTTTAACTTTTTCATCTAGAAATGGGATATTTGCTGAAAGAAACCAGTATCCATGGGACACTTCCTACTTTTCCTTCATACACCATCCTCCCTCCCCTCTATAACTTCACTGTTAGGTATATGGAGATATGATGAGACCATTTTTCGCCAACAAGCATCAAGTTTTTCCAACATaggatgcttctttttgtttttgtaaatataaaatCACAACTCTTTGTTAGTGCTATAACCTAATAATATAGTTATTTTAATCCTCAAATTTACCTAGTTTGCCAAATGTGCTCATTCATTTTACTATATCTTGCTGTCTTATTCTATGTGGAAGATCTTTTGTAATTTTGATCCGTTTTTCTTTTCTGTCTTAATACTGGAGCAGGAGATGAAGCGACAATGTGATGAAAAAAGGTTGAAATTTTTTGTACGAtctaattttgtctttaaataGGATACATGTCTTATCATTTTGTAATATGATCTGCAGAGACGTTTACGAGTATATGGTGTCAAAATACAGAGAAAGAGGCAGGTCTAAAGGTGGCAAAGGAGAAACTTTTACATTGCAGCAGTTGCAAACTGCTCGCGATGAATATGATGAGGAGGCTACGCTGTTTGTTTTCCGGTTGAAGTCTCTGAAGCAAGGACAATCACGTAGTCTTCTGACACAGGCAGCACGTCACCATGCTGCTCAGGTTCGTCTTATCCCCTATTTCTTTAGAACCAccagttatttttatattttaggttgacaACTGTGCATTCTTTTACCCCCAAAACAGTCATGTTTCTTCAAGAAAGCAGCCAAATCTCTTGAGACAGTAGAAGCACATGTGAACTCAGTAACCGAACAGCAACACATTGATTACCACTTCAGTGGTCTGGAAGAGGAGGATGGGGATGAAGGTGATTATGGAGATGAAGACGACGATGGTTATGATGAAAATGATGATGGGGAACTGAGTTTTGACTATGGACCAAATGAACAGGAGCGAGATGTTTCTACATCACGAAATTCAATGGAGGTATTACTACTGCGTGCTAAAGAAAACATaagtataaattaaaattcaataGGAAATGAATGCTTTCCTGGGGATGAAATTATGGTGTAAGGCTTTTGTGGGGGCATGGTCTACTAACTAGCTTTAGAGTTGTCAGAACTGCAGAGTAGTTTTGCAGTCTATGTTGTTAATATCAGATAGCGGCGCGTAGCACCGACCCTCAAAAAGGCTACAGCGGGTAGCGCTATAGCGGTATAGCGGCCATgtacaaattaaacataaattccaacaacatacataaatactaaaaaatagtaaaatacacaaaattaaaaggactttcatacttaataattatactaaatattgtcatttaccATCAAAATAGGTTCTAAATAAAGATAATAACATTCCATGAAGTTCTAGAAGTACTCAAAATGACATCTCATTAAAATAAAGCATAAAAGTAATCAGCTGATGATAGCTCACAGACTAAAGAGAAGGGTAAACCCGTCATTTGGAGGGTTTATCAAaggagaaacaaaaaataaaataaataaataatataatattagtgtgttggtttgaattttaaaaagttaGTCATTGGTTGTTGTTGTGGATTGTATTTAAGTttgtttgttgttatttttatgtgGGAAGTTATTAGGAAGTTATTTGGCCAGAAGAAGTTATCTTCTGAGAGAGCAAACTGCTCTGATACACTGTTGATGGTATTTTCCTttgtaaattaataaaaatagcaAGTTTACGTGCAAAAGTCTTCTCTCTATAATTCTGGTTGTTATCAGTTGATGTGATGTGAGGGTTACTTTATGATGTGCAGAAAAGTCCAAAATACCCCTCACTTTAtgatttatttccaaaataagggtttttatcaatttttcccTCCAAAACGCAGTAGTAGCCAAATAGCGCTACCGATCCGCTACGCCACCACTATCACAACGCTATTATCCTGCAAATAGCGGCCGCTATTTCTGCTTCTCTAAATAGCGGAAAGTGGCCCTATAGCTCCGCTATTAACATCATAGTTTTTAATATTGTACGCAGAAACTTTACAACATTGTTTGTTGAATGCTGTTAATTTCTCCATGTGCATCAGTAATTTAGTTTGAACGAATGCAAGAAAACTATGGaatactccctccatctcatattataagcaaaaaaaaaaaagttttcacacttattaagaaaagtagaatttgataatttgaagtataactttttgtgtttttcttgaaataagtttcataggaagatgtaaaaagaatttttattggttattgattatatgaaatagaagagagagagtaaattaaatgtaatttgcattaaatttcatgagaataagttaaagtaattttgaaaatgataaaagtgagttacttttgcttataatttgcgacaagaaaaagtgattttttttgcttataatatgggatggagggagtattaactTGTTCGGTCATTGCAAAATGTTATGGAAGTTTTCATATAATGTACTTATTTAGAAAATTTTAGATCAGAACCATatgcatgattttaatttttaattgtgaAACAAACAATTTAGCTTAAATTGCTCTCATTTTGATTTCGTGCGGCTTACCTATGTTGGCTTCCTTGCAGCTGGACCAAGTGGAATTTACACTTCCCAGAGGTTCATCAACTGAAGCTGCTAAGGTAAACAGATACATTTCCATTTATCTTTAGTTTccttttaatatgaaatttaaaatacataagAGCATATGTAATGATTCTTTGTTTCCTAATTGCAGGAAAACTTAGATAAGCTTCAaagaaatttgttttcttttaaggTTAGGACAGGGAGCCAATCTGCCCCACTTTTTCCAGATAATAAACCTGATTCCAGTGAAAGACTGAGACAGATGCGCCCATCTTTATCACGAAAATTCAGTTCATATGTGCTCCCCACTCCAGTTGATGCAAAGAGTCCAATCTCTTTTTTCCCACAAAATACAAAGCATTCCACAATGCAGACAAATTTAAATGAACCGACAAAGAATTTATGGCATTCATCCCCATTGGAACAAAAGAAACATGAAAAAGATATTGGAGATGAACATTCTGGTCCTACTATCAGAAACGCCCAGTCTGTACTCAGGGAAAGCAACAACAATGCTGCTTTCACAAGACTGCCACTTCCCTTGGCAGATGGTCATGTATCCTTAAATCATGATAATGTTTCTGCTTACTCTAAAAAGATTAAAAGACATGCCTTTTCTGGCCCATTGACAAGTAGTCCTTGGTCTACTAGACCTGTTTCAATGGAAAATGTTCAGTTGTTCTCTGGACCTCTTTTGCCTACTCGAATCCCGCAGCCCCCGTCATCATCCCCCAAAGCATCTCCTAGTGCTTCTCCTACTATTGCCTCTTCACCTAAAATAAGCGAGCTTCATGAACTTCCAAGGCCTCCAACCAATTTCCCACCCAACTCCAGGCTCTTAGGTTTGGTGGGTCATTCAGGTCCACTGGTACCTCGAGGTCAAAAGGTTTCTGCTGCAAATAATTCAGTTGTTTCAAGTGTAGCATCTCCATTACCAATGCCACCTCAGGCCATGGCTCGTAGTTTCTCCATACCTTCTAGTAGTGCTCGACTTGGAGCATTACATGGGTCAAGGGAACGAGAATCCTCTCATACATCATCTCTATCTGAAGATATTGCTTCTCCTCCACTGACACCAATAGCATTATCTAGTAGTCGGCCATCATCAGATGGCTGAGGCTGTTGTTGTTGCTCTGGATGTTTGGACTAGAGGTAATAATATTTAAAGCaggttttcattttattttaccgacttttattttgttttgctgGACTTATTTATGCATTTGCTGTTAGTTCTGAAATTTGACAATGGAAGAGTTTAGGGATTTTTATATAAAAGGCAAACCTTCCTCTCAATTTGCCTGGTTTGACATGGGATACATTGGAGATGACAATATATAATTCTATAATATCAAGTACCTGAATCACCATTGGTATTGGGATAACCATTGTTTAGGAAGTTATATCTTCAAAATAAATTAGGTGACCTCCACAAGAAAATCTTCCATAAATGCACATAGGGATTTCTGTTTTTAATTGTTGGGGTACCGAGTTTAGGACTTGATGCTGTTATTATTCGGGCAAGAAAAATTTTCCAATTGTGAAAAGTAGTAGCTTGTTCCAAATGATTACTACTGTCATGTTaccatcattattattatataggTTGAATGGCCTTATCATTGATCTTTATTCCTACTACCAATTCCTTAATAAATTTAACTTAATAGATTTTATCTTCGCATTCTTTTTCCAGGGATGTACATGTTTTATACCATGCAATGAATCCAGGTTTGGATGGTTGTGCAGATTAATTCCTTTCTCTTCTAAAGCTAACGCAGTTTTCCGACCCGGCGAATCAAGCTTAGGATCAAGTTTTGCTTAGTTTCAATTCTGTAAATATTCCTTTTACTCGGTATTCTTTTATCTGTCATTATCATTGTTAATTCAACCATGTAATGAGTTTTGGTCTTGTTCTTATTCAAACAATAAATGCCCAtaagttctatttttgaaatataCATTTAAGCAATTGACAGTAAGTAATCAATTAATTATTCCTCACCTTTGCAAGCGATCCAGTTGTATTTAAATTTTGAGGGTCCTTCAGGAAGAGGGGGATcttgatttttcaaaagaaatgaaTGATTGAATTACTATAGTTTTAGGTATTTAAATGTTCATATTTCAAGAACATGTGATATGATTAAGTTTTTATACACTCAAAACTAGAGTATTGACGCCCTTCAttgtttttattcaaaaaatggAGAATCCTTTACTCCTCTTCAGTGAGTAAAATGGAGGATTCTTAGAACATCATTTGTGAATGTTATGTTGATTAGTAAATGATTACAAGTTCACCTATGATAAAATTATCCCTATCAATATGCATATAAATTTGCATGTCTTAAAAGGGGTACACATACTAGTTAATATCTGAGGTGTGAATTTACTtgcatcaaaataaattttgtttcaaGCTAATTGTGTCTGCATAAAATAGTGTACAATTGGTATCTTAATTTACTTGTTCTCTTTTGTTTTGAAACTATGTCATTTTGTATTGCAAAATACAGTTTCAATATCATTTTACctttttaaattgtttatattctctttgtaataattttttaatattttaaggcATGTTTGTGAATATCATCAAATATAGTCAAAATCCGAGCAATGGATTGGGACATTTTGGGTATAGTATGAGCCGATTTTTCACTTAGCAGTACCTTACAAGTTAAAGCATGTGTGAGAAAATATAAGTGGACTTGCAATTAAGACACATAATATGATTAGTAAGGAAAAAGCAAGTACCCAAATATGATTAGTTGATTACCCTGCGTTATTTTCATGACGCATATATCAATATTACAAATCGACAACGCCAAACCATCCTTACTAGCTGTAAAGAATCTAAAGATCTGGCTACCAAAGATTTCTGTGATTCAAATACAtacatagatagataga
This genomic interval from Trifolium pratense cultivar HEN17-A07 linkage group LG6, ARS_RC_1.1, whole genome shotgun sequence contains the following:
- the LOC123890802 gene encoding uncharacterized protein At2g33490 isoform X1, translating into MKSSLKKLRGLALHHNQKHHHDSNNKKGTILPLGQFDELAQATREMQDMRDCYDTLLSAAAATASSAYEFAESLRDMGSCLLEKTALNDHEEETGKVLLMLGKIQFKLQKLIDNYRSHIIQTITVPSESLLNELRIVEEMKRQCDEKRDVYEYMVSKYRERGRSKGGKGETFTLQQLQTARDEYDEEATLFVFRLKSLKQGQSRSLLTQAARHHAAQSCFFKKAAKSLETVEAHVNSVTEQQHIDYHFSGLEEEDGDEGDYGDEDDDGYDENDDGELSFDYGPNEQERDVSTSRNSMELDQVEFTLPRGSSTEAAKENLDKLQRNLFSFKVRTGSQSAPLFPDNKPDSSERLRQMRPSLSRKFSSYVLPTPVDAKSPISFFPQNTKHSTMQTNLNEPTKNLWHSSPLEQKKHEKDIGDEHSGPTIRNAQSVLRESNNNAAFTRLPLPLADGHVSLNHDNVSAYSKKIKRHAFSGPLTSSPWSTRPVSMENVQLFSGPLLPTRIPQPPSSSPKASPSASPTIASSPKISELHELPRPPTNFPPNSRLLGLVGHSGPLVPRGQKVSAANNSVVSSVASPLPMPPQAMARSFSIPSSSARLGALHGSRERESSHTSSLSEDIASPPLTPIALSSSRPSSDG
- the LOC123890802 gene encoding uncharacterized protein At2g33490 isoform X2 is translated as MKSSLKKLRGLALHHNQKHHHDSNNKKGTILPLGQFDELAQATREMQDMRDCYDTLLSAAAATASSAYEFAESLRDMGSCLLEKTALNDHEEETGKVLLMLGKIQFKLQKLIDNYEMKRQCDEKRDVYEYMVSKYRERGRSKGGKGETFTLQQLQTARDEYDEEATLFVFRLKSLKQGQSRSLLTQAARHHAAQSCFFKKAAKSLETVEAHVNSVTEQQHIDYHFSGLEEEDGDEGDYGDEDDDGYDENDDGELSFDYGPNEQERDVSTSRNSMELDQVEFTLPRGSSTEAAKENLDKLQRNLFSFKVRTGSQSAPLFPDNKPDSSERLRQMRPSLSRKFSSYVLPTPVDAKSPISFFPQNTKHSTMQTNLNEPTKNLWHSSPLEQKKHEKDIGDEHSGPTIRNAQSVLRESNNNAAFTRLPLPLADGHVSLNHDNVSAYSKKIKRHAFSGPLTSSPWSTRPVSMENVQLFSGPLLPTRIPQPPSSSPKASPSASPTIASSPKISELHELPRPPTNFPPNSRLLGLVGHSGPLVPRGQKVSAANNSVVSSVASPLPMPPQAMARSFSIPSSSARLGALHGSRERESSHTSSLSEDIASPPLTPIALSSSRPSSDG